From Aedes albopictus strain Foshan chromosome 1, AalbF5, whole genome shotgun sequence, one genomic window encodes:
- the LOC134285296 gene encoding uncharacterized protein LOC134285296 encodes MAERMNKSELMVWLREHNVEFPISATVRHLRALYESQPRGKEVPECSNDGDSTTDEEEEQLDAEIRVLEKRKRIADLRRELAETEVLPNKQPDFQDVKHTVPKFANSDFYNANKWITDFERACDAINGDDLFKLKCIRRMMEPGTEAEWVLRIDKSTTYKQFRDHFLENFGHVYSVAEVIDKLRKTPFVPGKSSVMGYILQMQEIASRANIDEAQTVQLIIDGFRDRSANIAVLYPANNIGQLKQLARRYSHLREVNSVPSPTASAKTKITRATALPVKPSDYVLRCYNCSGTGHLSVDCLKPRREIGSCFRCGSMQHKLKDCPKPAPRNQDRVALVEEFVRRQPKEPTVEDDLAGALSEINMVSVAFLSDENVQPFIKFLSVFDTGSPINLIQRSSVPTTLLPTREVFSGNRSVGGFPLCCYGIVYVP; translated from the coding sequence ATGGCCGAACGAATGAACAAATCCGAACTAATGGTTTGGCTCAGAGAACACAACGTCGAATTTCCTATTTCGGCGACGGTGCGCCATTTGCGAGCGCTGTACGAAAGCCAACCGCGTGGAAAAGAGGTTCCGGAATGTTCCAACGATGGAGACTCGACAACGGACGAGGAGGAAGAGCAGTTGGACGCCGAAATTCGTGTTTTGGAGAAGCGGAAGAGGATTGCCGACCTTCGTAGGGAATTGGCCGAAACCGAAGTACTGCCGAATAAGCAACCGGATTTTCAGGACGTTAAGCACACCGTACCCAAGTTCGCCAACAGTGATTTCTACAACGCAAATAAATGGATTACCGATTTCGAACGAGCTTGCGATGCAATTAACGGGGACGACTTGTTCAAGCTGAAGTGCATTCGCCGAATGATGGAGCCGGGGACCGAAGCTGAGTGGGTTTTGCGAATCGACAAGTCGACGACGTACAAGCAGTTCCGTGatcattttttggaaaacttcGGCCACGTGTACTCGGTTGCCGAAGTGATTGACAAACTGAGGAAGACACCGTTCGTTCCGGGAAAAAGTTCAGTTATGGGCTACATATTGCAGATGCAGGAGATTGCTTCCAGAGCAAACATTGACGAAGCTCAGACAGTGCAGTTGATCATCGATGGATTCCGTGACCGTTCCGCCAATATCGCCGTGTTGTACCCAGCCAACAACATTGGGCAGCTCAAACAACTGGCCCGACGTTATTCACACCTCCGTGAAGTTAATTCCGTTCCGTCTCCGACCGCAAGTGCCAAGACGAAGATCACCAGGGCCACAGCGCTTCCGGTGAAACCGTCGGATTACGTTCTGCGATGCTACAATTGTTCCGGCACCGGGCATCTTTCCGTCGATTGTCTCAAACCACGACGTGAAATTGGATCGTGCTTCCGGTGTGGCTCCATGCAGCACAAACTCAAGGATTGTCCGAAGCCAGCACCTCGCAATCAGGACCGGGTAGCACTGGTTGAGGAATTCGTACGCCGTCAACCAAAGGAACCTACAGTTGAAGACGACCTGGCCGGAGCTCTTTCGGAAATTAATATGGTAAGTGTTGCATTCTTATCAGACGAAAATGTGCAGCCATTTATCAAGTTTCTTTCTGTTTTCGATACGGGCAGTCCGATTAATTTGATTCAAAGATCGTCGGTCCCTACAACCTTACTACCGACGCGAGAAGTATTTTCTGGAAACAGAAGTGTAGGTGGATTTCCGTTATGTTGTTACGGTATTGTTTATGTACCGTGA